From a region of the Phragmites australis chromosome 21, lpPhrAust1.1, whole genome shotgun sequence genome:
- the LOC133902858 gene encoding uncharacterized protein LOC133902858, translated as MAAAALPNWVMVDRFVYRRDDDKSFREDKRTSATSTTSTGAPFRVSFILAEPPTPSRLYVWWPEGPKRRLVCHLVAAHRDLVLLRLDSIALESTEEHPEPFQVMILHDYFVYIPDAPPSQPKLKRLPACTEEDSLFMGKPDLRPFEPHSVGLLRRGEEEFAVAYLTVSRSKRSVQAQLWVLRSSVSTRPSSSDDDVGDKWEIKRLPIQHLPDEYNDLYYWLSHEVVPFKDSLCWINYYRGILFCDGVFGDSPKVSYSRLPLDSFPRHPSRHTRKELYRGLCVTEDGHRLQFVDVARDDGAGIGPMAPSSTGFTITSWNARRLGNGATCWSTDATVKALELWDQNTPASLPRQVMMLPLLTMDKPDVAHLILYEWQDVVDKASLVTIDLTAKRVVGKVVPYINGEEDLSTDDADMVNLKPKNFAPFLPTEFSKFLNPGRLYNKAHSTVLRKGGSHG; from the exons atggccgccgccgccctccccaACTGGGTGATGGTGGATCGCTTCGTCTATCGTAGGGATGACGACAAGTCCTTCCGCGAGGACAAGAGGACCTCGGcgacctccaccacctccaccggcGCCCCCTTCCGCGTCTCCTTCATCCTCGCCGAGCCCCCCACCCCGTCGCGCCTCTACGTCTGGTGGCCGGAAGGACCAAAGCGACGGCTGGTGTGCCACCTGGTGGCGGCCCACCGCGACCTCGTCCTCCTCAGGCTGGACTCCATCGCCCTCGAATCAACCGAGGAGCATCCGGAACCGTTCCAGGTGATGATCCTACATGACTACTTCGTCTACATACCCGATGCCCCCCCGTCACAGCCCAAGCTCAAGCGGCTGCCTGCTTGCACCGAGGAGGACAGCCTGTTCATGGGGAAGCCAGATCTGCGCCCGTTCGAGCCTCACTCTGTTGGTCTATTGCGCCGTGGTGAAGAAGAGTTCGCCGTGGCATATCTCACCGTAAGCAGGTCTAAGAGATCGGTTCAAGCTCAGCTATGGGTTCTCCGCTCCTCCGTATCAACAAGACCATCATCcagtgatgatgatgttggtgaCAAGTGGGAGATCAAGCGCCTACCCATCCAGCACCTACCCGATGAATACAACGATTTGTACTACTGGTTGTCGCATGAGGTGGTTCCCTTCAAGGATTCCTTGTGCTGGATTAACTACTACCGAGGCATCTTGTTCTGCGATGGTGTCTTTGGGGACAGTCCTAAGGTCTCCTACTCCCGTTTGCCTCTGGATAGCTTCCCCCGCCATCCTTCTCGCCACACACGCAAGGAGTTGTACCGCGGCTTGTGTGTCACTGAAGATGGTCATCGGTTGCAATTCGTCGATGTCGCCCGTGATGATGGAGCAGGCATAGGCCCAATGGCGCCCTCCTCTACTGGTTTCACCATAACCAGCTGGAATGCAAGGAGACTAGGGAATGGTGCTACGTGCTGGTCCACAGATGCCACTGTCAAAGCACTTGAACTGTGGGATCAAAACACCCCTGCATCTCTCCCACGTCAGGTTATGATGCTCCCTTTGCTCACCATGGATAAGCCTGATGTTGCGCACCTCATATTGTACGAGTGGCAAGACGTGGTTGACAAGGCCTCACTAGTTACCATTGACTTGACTGCCAAGCGAGTGGTGGGCAAAGTTGTTCCATACATTAATGGGGAGGAAGATCTATCTACTGATGATGCTGACATGGTCAATTTAAAACCAAAAAACTTCGCGCCCTTCCTTCCAACAGAATTCTCAAAATTTCTGAATCCTGGCCG TTTGTATAACAAAGCTCACTCCACTGTATTGCGGAAGGGGGGGAGTCATGGATGA